gactggtctcgaactcctgacctcatgatccgctcttctcggtctcccaaagtgctgggattacaggcatgagctaccacgcccaaccaagaaattgttaataaaaacacaaacaggcacctttgataaaaacaaaatagaatttctAAAAGTGAAAACTGTAGTCATTGAAATTAAGAATGCAGTGGCTGTTTTAAATAATCAAGGACATGATTAGTAAACAGAGGTAGATGTGAGGAAGTCATCTGAAATACTGCTTAGAAAGATGAAGGTGGCAGGCATTGGACATCAGTATGGGATCAGATGAGGATGTCCAGCGTATGTTTAATAGCTGTTCCAGAGGAGGAGGACAGAGTTGGAGAggacagacatggtggctcacaccagtcatcccagcactttggaaggcctaggctgGCAGATctcttggggccaggagttcaagaccagactggccaacatagtgaaaccctgcctctactaaaaataaaaaaattagccgggcgcggtggctcaagcctgtaatcccagcactttgggaggctgagacgggcggatcacaaggtcaggagatcgagaccatcctggctaacacggtgaaaccccgtctctactaaaaaatacaaaaaacggccgggtgcggtggctcaagcctgtaatcccagcactttgggaggccgagacgggcggatcacgaggtcaggagatcgagaccatcctggctgacactgtgaaaccccgtctctactaaaaactacaaaaaaaaaaaaaaagtaaccaagaCATAAAAGACAGATTACCACCTCAAAGGAATGCTGATTAGACTAATTGCAAACTACCCAGCAGTAACAGTGCAGCCTGGAAGACAATGACATAAATAGTCCtggtaaattcttttttaatttttgcctcattcagctgttttttaaaatgttaacttttggctgggcatggtggctcacacctgtaatccctgcactttgggaggccaaagcagatggatcacttgaggccaggagttcgatgccagcctgagcaacatggtaaaaccccatctgtacaaaaaatacaaaaattagccaggtgtggtgactagtgcctggggtcccagctacttgggaggctgaggcaggaggatcatttgagcctgggaggtggaggttgcagtgagctaagatcatgccactgtactcccacctgggcaacagagccagaccctgtctcaaaacaaaacaaaaataaagttttatgaaGTTACTTCTTTCCCACACATGTAGTCCATGGCTGTGCAGTGACTCGAAGAGAAGTCTGCGTGTAGGCAAGCGATTGCTAATTATGGAGAGTGAAAAGGACTTTAGCTGCTGAAGCTCTGACCCCCAGCAGATGGGGAGGAGAGAGTGAGCCTGGAAGCAGCTGATAGTCACTGTCAGCAAAGGAAGGAGACAgctgggcagagagagagaagctgtcAGGGCAGTTCCTAGGGAAGGGGAAAGGGCTTTGGAGGAAGGTAGCTTGCTGACAGGCTTCCGTACCCTCAGAGGACTAACAGTTCTCAAAGGGGGCCCATTTTTCAGAGGGAATTTCTCTTACTCCCCTTTTCCCTGATGTGGATGACCAGGTGGACTTTGAAGAGGTGTGACTGCCTGGTGAGGCGTTCTAAAAAGATAAACTGGTTCCATCTGGTTTCAACAGTGAGTGTCACTTTATAACTAAATTACAAGACGTAGCCAGTGTGAGTGAAATGATGAGGTTAAGCCCTCCTGGAGATCACGCACTTTCGTTCCGATTGATACGGATCTGGGGCTGGAATGATTGTAAATGGTCAGAATGTCCTGATTGCTTTTATGTTCAATTGCTGTGGGAACATGGGTTTTTGTGAGTTTGCCACTCAGCCTCTTCCTTAATTGTCCTTGTCATTTTCCTTACCTCTGGCCCTGCagcaatcaattttttttaattaaaaaaaaaaattttttttttttttttaattaaaaaaggccgagcgtggtggctcatgcctgtaattccaacactttgggaggccgaggcgggtggatcacctgaggtcaggagttctagaccagcctgactatGGTCtagaacatggagaaaccctgtctctactaaaaatacaaaataagccaggcgtggtggcacatgcctatactcccagctagtcaggaggctgaggcaggagagtcgcttgaacctgggaggtggaggttatggtgagccaatattgcaccattgcactccaacctagacaacaggagcaaaactccgtctcaaaaaaaaacaaaaaaaaaagctgggtgcggtggctcacgtctgtaatccagcaggtggatcacctgatgtcaggagtttgacaccagcctggccaacatggtgaaccccatctctgtGCTAGGTGCTtctggtcccagctattcaggaggctgagtcaggagaatcacttgaacccaggcgcggaggctgcggtgagccaacataacaccactgcactccagcctgggcaacagaaataaataaataaatattttttaaaagatagggtctcactttgttgcccaggctggcacaatcatggctcactgccgccttgacccactgcaaccttgactttccaggcttaagtgatctcACCTtagtatcccaagtagctggaaccacaggggcacaccatgcctgcctaatttttttatttttactttttgtggaaATAGGGTCTCCTTAtattgccccagctggtcttgaactcccagattcaaaccatcctcccacctcagctcccaaagtgctgggattacaggcgtaagctccTGTGCCCGGCTACCACTTTCCTATGTCCTGCATTTTGCCTTCTGTATGTGAAGTTGTTTTTCTGGCAGAAAAAGCCATGTTCTCTTCACATCCTAATGCTTCGGGTGGGGGCTTGTGTGAAAGTGTGGTATggaggccgggcctggtggctgacgcctgtaatcccagcactttgggaggctgaggtgggcggatcacaaggtcaggagatcaagaccatcctggccaacatgtcgaaaccccatctatactaaaaaaaaaatacaaaaaatagtgggtgtggtggcatgtgcctgtaattccagctactctggaggctgaggcaggagaatcgcttgaatcagggagttggagattgcagtgatccgAGGTCGCCTGCATTCCCGCCTgctgacagtgagactccgtctcaaataaagaAGTGCAGCATTGTAAACTAGATTGCATGCTGATTTACTTGTATCTGTGCGCTATCATGAGCTCTATTTAGTCACCCTTCAGTATCTGTCAGTCTCACCTgatggttctatttctctggtaaACAGTTTCTTCCTCAGAACAAGAAACAACTGAAGTATCCTTAATCTGCTTATTGTTTCAGATTGCAGATTGAGTACCCAGCATGAGGAATCAGCAGATGAGCAGAAAGGTTCTGAAGCAGATGGGCTCAAAGGGGATATAATTTCTGTGATTATCGCCAATAAACCTGAGGCCAGGTTAGAGAGGCAGTGCGTaaaacttgaaaatgaaaaaggagcaAAACCCCCTCTTCAAGAGTCAGGCTCCAAGAAAGGTAGAGAATCAGTTCCTACTAAACCTACCCCAGGAGAGAGACGTTATATATGTGCtgagtgtggcaaagcctttagtaaTAGCTCAAATCTCACCAAACACCggagaacacacactggggagaAACCTTACGTGTGCACCAAGTGTGGGAAAGCTTTCAGCCACAGCTCAAACCTCACCCTCCACTACAGAACACACTTGGTGGACCGGCCCTACGACTGTAAGTGTGGAAAAGCCTTTGGGCAGAGCTCAGACCTTCTTAAACATCAGAGAATGCACACCGAGGAGGCGCCGTATCAGTGCAAAGATTGTGGCAAGGCTTTCAGTGGGAAAGGCAGCCTCATTCGTCACTATCGGATCCACACTGGGGAGAAGCCTTATCAGTGTAACGAATGTGGGAAGAGCTTCAGTCAGCACGCGGGCCTCAGCTCCCACCAGAGACTTCACACCGGAGAGAAGCCATATAAGTGTAAggagtgtgggaaagccttcaacCACAGCTCCAACTTCAATAAACACCACAGAATCCACACTGGGGAAAAGCCCTACTGGTGTCATCACTGTGGAAAGACCTTCTGTAGCAAGTCCAATCTTTCCAAACATCAGCGAGTCCACACTGGAGAGGGAGAAGCACTGTAACTGCCACGTGCGCTCGTGTTGTCGTGGTTGTTTTAAACTTTAGCATCTGAACACCAGGAAGAAGTCTTGTCGTTGCAGCAGCATTGATTCCAGTGATAGAGTTTGTGTCACTCAACATCGGGATGCCTGAGGAGTGAGAGCTCCACAGCAACACGACAGGCAGGAGGTCCTCAGAAGGTGTCGGGAGGTTCCACACTCGCCAGTTCACTGGAGCCAGAGTCCCTTCCCCACACTTAGGGTCCCAGTAAACCATGCCAGCATTACCTTTTGCATAGTTAAACTGATGTGTATCCAGTCTAGTTAAGGAAGAAACATTAagactttaatttttaacatatattcaagaattttaatttgtaaagaaTTGAGCCACATTGAACACAATTGAATGAGATTCAGAATAAACTTATAACATCTTGTAATGCCTCAGGACTGTTATAACAAATGATGTGTTGGTTATTGAATACTTACAGATGGAGAAAACTATTCCTACTGGTTTCGCTTTTAGAAAATTTGGATTTggggtcaggcacagtgactcatgcctgtaatcccagcactttggaaggctgaggcggtcggatcacctgaggtcaggagttcgagaccagcctggccaaaatggcaaaacactgtctctactaaagatacaattagctgggcatgatggcaggtgcctgtagtccaagctacttgggaggctgaggtgggagagtcgctcgaacccgggaggcagaggtcgcagtgagccgacattgcgccactgcactccagcctgggtgacagagcgagactccgtctcaaaaaaaaaagtaaagtgaatGCTTTCACTAGATAATAACTGCATACCAAGAGCCAGGGGCCATGTTGAACCGTCCCAGCACAGCTGTTGTGGATGGGTTTGTGGCAGACAACCATTAACGGCCACAACTCATCTGTTTTTTACAGAAGCCATACAGAAGGAGTGTCTTTTGCATCTTTGAGGGCAGTAATAATCACTTCAGTTCCATTCAGGGtgtggtattctttttttttttttgagatggagtttcgctcttgtccaggctggagtgcaatggcgtgatcttggctcaccgcaacctctgcctcctgggttcaagcgattctcctgcctcagccttcctagtagctgggattacaggcatgtgccaccatgcccagctaattttgtatttttagtagagacggggtttctccatgttggtcaggctggtctcgaactcccgacctcagctgatccacttgcctcagcctctgagtgctgggattacaggcgtgagccaccgcgcctggccagggtGTGGTACTTCTTTCTTGCCACTTTGATTGGCTGGGGAAGGGCAGGGTGTGCAGGAGTTTCCACTTGACCCTTTTTCCTATGACCTACCTGTGCTACAGGTTAAGTAACCAATGTGCTGGGCATCTATCCCCCTGCTAAACATATCCCAATTATTTTCTCAGGGACATGGCCATAGGGTGAGTCTGTCCCCACTGGGCCCACTGAGATGGATTTGGGCCAGGACTCCATTTATCAGCTGACCTCTGTCTGGAGGGCAATGGTAAGTTTTAGATTTGTGTCATCTTAGATCCTATATCAAAAAGCCTCAAAAGGCCTGGGCATTCTGTTTTCCTAATACATTAGTGAACAGCCACAGGtcctttggagaaatatttattgtatatactTGTGGTACAGTTGGAAGGTcttcaaaaaaacccaaactccCCTTGAGTTGATGGATTCCGAATCTCAGAACTGGCTCAGATCTGGAAAGTAGCGGAAGGATTGCAATTTCCCATTGTTAACAGCTGGTATCAGCCTTCTCATCCACTCTTGGGATTTTTTTGCTTATACAAATCAAAGCCTCACCCTGTTGGCTGAAAGTTTTTGCTAAGAACACCAAGGGTTATTAGTCAATGCCACAGATTCCTGTGGGTCAAGACACCCTAGTGGGCCAggagtggctcctgcctgtaatcccagcactttgggaggctgatgcagaaggattgtttgagcccgggagttcgagaccagcctgggcaacatagtgagatcccatctctattgttttttttaaattcatatttaaacaaaaataaggccgggtgtggtggcttacgcctctaatcccagcactttgggaggccaaggcaggcagatgacgaggtcaggagatcgagaccatcctggctcagtgaaaccccgtctttactaaaaatacaaaaaaaaaaaaaagaaagaaaaattagccaggcgtggtggtgggtgcctgtagtctcagctactcaggaggctgaggcaggagaatggcatgaacctgcgaggtggagcttgcagtgagccgagatcgcaccgctgcactccagcctgggtgacagagcaagactccgtctcaaaaaataaataaaaacaggccgggtgtggtggctcacacctgtaatcccagcactttgggaggctgaggcaggtggatcacctgaagtcaggagttcaagaccagcctggccaacatggtgaaaccttgtctctactaaaaatacaaaaaatcagccgggcgtggtggcgggtgcctgtagtcccatcttcttgggaggctgaggcagaatagcatgaacccaggaggcggagcttgcggtgagctgagattgtgccactacactccagcctggacgacagagcaagactccgtctcaaaaagaaagaaaaaatacaaaaattagccgggtgtggtggcatgcgcctgtagtcccagctactcaggaggctgaggcaggaaaattgcttgaacccgggaggcagaggttgcagtgagccgagactgcgccattgcactccagcctgggtgacaaagcggaactccatctcaaaaaaaaatcaccctaGTTGCCACTCTGGCCTTGTTGCCCATCATGGTAATTGCGTCCACTTTACCTGTGAGAGCTCAgtgccactgcctggcctctgctGACCAGTCATCCTATTAACAACAGGGAACTCTGTTCTGTGGCAGAATCTCCTACTGTTAACCCTGCTGAGGCAGCTGTCACTGAACAATCCCGGTGTTGCCCTCAGTTCATCCTTTATTGTCTGAGTGAACGGGAAGCTATTTAGGCCCTCTGAGATAACATAGGTGTTTGGTTCTCAGGACTCATGTAAGAAATTCATTTTAACACACACTGAGTCTGCTGACACCCTTTCTCTGCTCATCATTTCATCAACTCTACTTCATTTACTGTAGGCCATCATTCCTCACCAAGTATtggattgtgttttttttttcttttcatagacggagtctcattatattgcctagCCTAGTTctgaactcctcggctcaagcagtcctcccatctcagcttcttgagtagctgaaactacagatgtgtgccaccacgcccagctaattttttttttgtagagactgggtctcactgtgttgccagggtggtctggaactcctcaattcaagcagttctcctacctcagcctcccagagtgttgacactacaggcgtgagccactgcacccagctgatgaTTTAATACGTGAAAACCACTTGGAAAAGAGCCAGGCAATGCTGACACAGAGTATATGCCATGTATCAGCTGCTGCTACCATCACTTGCAAATCCCATCTCCTCTATAACCTCAACTCTGAAAACCTCTGAAAACAGTATCTTTCCACTTCAGCTTTACTGAACCTGCCCAGGGCTTGATGCTGGTTAGATGGAGAAGGATGAGGAGTATAATCAAAGAAAACTTACAAAATTTTGACCCTGACAGGTTTACAGAAATTTTAAGAGAGGGCAATAAATGGGAAAGTGAGATCTGGTTTGAAACATACTATGAAACTGTAGAAAGTCCAGTAGTAACTGCTCTGCAGTCCACTGGAGACCCACGACTGAGGCTTGGGAGAGCCATCAGGACAACatgggcagatttttttttcttctttgagacagagtctcgctctgttgcccaggctggagtgcagtggcctgatctcagctccctgcagcctccacctcctgggttcaagtgattctcctgcctcagcatcccgagtagctgggattacaggcacatgccaccaagcctggctaatttttgtatttttagtagagacggtttcaccatgttggccagactggtctcgaactcctgacctcatgatccacccaccttggtctcccaaagtgctgggattacagccttgagaaCACAGGCAGATTTAAAACTTATTTGCataggccgggcgtagtggcacatgcctgtaatcccagcactttgggaggctgaggcaggcagatcatgaggtcaggagtttgagaccagcctggccaacatggtgaaaccctgtatctactaaaaatacaaaaattagctgggcgtggtggtgggcgcctataatctcagctactagggaggctgaggttgcagtaagccaagattgctcaactgcactccagcctgggcaagagcgagactctgtctcaaaaaaaagaa
This Macaca mulatta isolate MMU2019108-1 chromosome 3, T2T-MMU8v2.0, whole genome shotgun sequence DNA region includes the following protein-coding sequences:
- the ZSCAN21 gene encoding zinc finger and SCAN domain-containing protein 21, encoding MMTKVLGMAPVLGPRPPQEQVGPLMVKVEEKEEKGKCLPSLEMFRQRFRQFGYHDTPGPREALSQLRVLCCEWLRPEIHTKEQILELLVLEQFLTILPQELQAWVQEHCPESAEEAVTLLEDLERELDEPGHQVSTPPNEQKPVWEKISSSGTAKESPSSVQPQPLETSHKYESWGPLYIQETGEEQEFTQDPRKTRDCRLSTQHEESADEQKGSEADGLKGDIISVIIANKPEARLERQCVKLENEKGAKPPLQESGSKKGRESVPTKPTPGERRYICAECGKAFSNSSNLTKHRRTHTGEKPYVCTKCGKAFSHSSNLTLHYRTHLVDRPYDCKCGKAFGQSSDLLKHQRMHTEEAPYQCKDCGKAFSGKGSLIRHYRIHTGEKPYQCNECGKSFSQHAGLSSHQRLHTGEKPYKCKECGKAFNHSSNFNKHHRIHTGEKPYWCHHCGKTFCSKSNLSKHQRVHTGEGEAL